The following proteins are co-located in the Lagenorhynchus albirostris chromosome 2, mLagAlb1.1, whole genome shotgun sequence genome:
- the DBT gene encoding lipoamide acyltransferase component of branched-chain alpha-keto acid dehydrogenase complex, mitochondrial isoform X2, whose amino-acid sequence MENNIKLSEVVGSGKDGRILKEDILSYLEKQTGAILPPSPKAEIMPPPPKPKERTIPIPISKPPVFTGKDRTEPIKGFHKAMVKTMSAALKIPHFGYCDDVDLTELVKLREELKPIAFARGIKLSFMPFFLKAASLGLLQFPILNASVDENCQNITYKASHNIGIAMDTEQGLIVPNVKNIQVRSIFEIATELNRLQKLGSAGQLSTTDLTGGTFTLSNIGSIGGTYARPVILPPEVAIGALGKIKALPRFNEKGEVYKAQIMNVSWSADHRIIDGATMSHFSNLWKSYLENPAFMLLDLK is encoded by the exons ATTAAGCTGAGTGAAGTTGTTGGCTCTGGAAAAGATGGCAGAATACTTAAAGAAGATATTCTCAGCTATCTGGAAAAGCAAACAGGAGCTATACTACCTCCTTCACCAAAAGCTGAAATTATGCCACCTCCACCAAAACCAAAAGAGAGAACTATTCCTATACCAATATCAAAACCTCCAGTATTCACAGGCAAAGACAGAACAGAACCCataaaag GCTTTCACAAAGCAATGGTCAAGACCATGTCTGCAGCCCTGAAGATACCTCATTTTGGGTATTGTGATGATGTTGACCTTACTGAACTGGTTAAGCTACGAGAAGAATTAAAACCCATTGCTTTTGCTCGTGGAATTAAACTCTCCTTCATGCCCTTCTTCTTAAAG GCTGCTTCCTTGGGATTACTACAGTTTCCTATCCTTAATGCTTCTGTGGATGAAAACTGCCAGAACATAACATATAAG gctTCTCATAACATTGGGATAGCAATGGATACAGAGCAGGGCTTGATTGTACCTAATGTGAAAAATATTCAGGTCCGCTCCATATTTGAGATCGCCACTGAATTGAACCGCCTCCAGAAATTGGGCTCTGCAGGTCAGCTCAGCACCACTGACCTTACAGGAGGAACATTTACTCTTTCCAACATTGGATCA attggTGGTACCTACGCCAGACCAGTGATATTGCCACCCGAAGTGGCAATTGGGGCCCTGGGAAAAATTAAG GCCCTTCCCCGATTTAACGAGAAAGGGGAAGTATATAAGGCCCAGATAATGAATGTGAGCTGGTCAGCTGATCACAGAATTATTGATGGTGCTACAATGTCACACTTCTCCAATTTGTGGAAATCCTACTTAGAAAACCCAGCTTTTATGCTACTAGATCTGAAATGA